From Columba livia isolate bColLiv1 breed racing homer chromosome 5, bColLiv1.pat.W.v2, whole genome shotgun sequence, one genomic window encodes:
- the LOC102089476 gene encoding T-complex protein 11-like protein 1 isoform X5, giving the protein MSQNPDKPHSSEEKLSGVEDGQEESSDNPDRSVRKRIRQSAPGSHRDDTPKSSPPRPVSIEELMETAKGVTNMALAHEIVVNGDFQIKPAELPEHSLEKKVRDIVHKAFWDCLEAQLKEDPPTYDHAIKLLGEIKETLLSFLLPGHTRLRSQITEVLDLDLIKQEAENGALDISKLVEFVIGMMGTLCAPARDDEIKKLKDIREIVPLFRAIFSVLDLMKMDMANFAVSSIRPKLMQQSAEYERKKFQEFLEKQPNSLDFVTRWLQEAADDLVKLRCKMLPPHCSDDSATGGASALSSTAVQNQAYLKLLKWDHVNRPFPETVLMDQSRFQEIQLELEQLVVTGTVLLVTFSAAGAALVDVPGFAEKIKSIVKVLLAGMHHPSFNLQESLASVAEKVCAELNSCLSQHGFTPFSAERETVLKGQIQAVANPDNTICKLLDSRIQKFLENYLASSHQKLLPAVPGGLSPIQRELEEIAVKYVRLVNYNKMVFSPYYDAVLGKILTKEESRLVGKAEES; this is encoded by the exons ATGTCTCAGAATCCCGACAAGCCACATTCAAGTGAAGAAAAATTGAGTGGTGTGGAGGATGGTCAAGAAGAGAGTTCGGACAACCCAGATCGGTCTGTCAGGAAAAGAATACGACAGAGTGCTCCAGGGTCACACAGAGATGATACACCCAAGT CCAGTCCTCCTCGGCCTGTGTCGATAGAAGAGCTCATGGAAACAGCCAAGGGAGTAACCAACATGGCATTGGCGCATGAAATCGTTGTTAATGGAGACTTCCAGATAAAACCAGCTGAATTACCAGAACACAG cttagaaaaaaaagtgagagataTTGTGCATAAAGCTTTCTGGGATTGTCTGGAAGCTCAGCTAAAGGAAGATCCACCGACATATGACCATGCAATTAAACTATTGGGAGAAATTAAAGAG ACCCTCCTGTCTTTCTTGTTGCCTGGCCATACTAGGCTGAGAAGCCAGATTACAGAAGTTCTTGATCTGGATTTGATAAAACAGGAGGCAGAGAATGGGGCCCTTGACATTTCTAAGTTGGTTGAATTTGTTATTGGGATGATGGGGACGCTCTGTGCTCCAGCTCGAGATGATGAAATTAAGAAACTGAAAGATATTCGTGAAATAGTTCCTCTCTTCAG agcAATTTTCTCTGTATTAGACCTAATGAAAATGGATATGGCAAACTTCGCTGTCAGTAGTATTAGGCCAAAATTAATGCAGCAGTCTGctgaatatgaaagaaagaagtttcagGAGTTTCTTGAGAAACAGCCAA ATTCTTTAGACTTTGTGACAAGGTGGTTGCAAGAAGCAGCAGACGATCTCGTAAAGCTGAGGTGTAAAATGTTGCCTCCCCACTGTAGTGATGACAGTGCCACTGGTGGAGCTTCTGCCTTGTCCTCCACTGCTGTACAAAACCAGGCCTATCTGAAGCTCCTAAAGTGGGATCATGTAAACAGGCCTTTTCCAGAA ACGGTGCTGATGGACCAGAGCCGCTTTCAGGAAAtacagctggagctggagcagctcgTGGTGACCGGGACTGTCCTTCTGGTCACGTTCAGTGCAGCAGGCGCGGCACTCGTTGATGTGCCTGGATTTGCTGAGAAAATCAAAAGCATTGTGaaggtgctgctggcagggatGCATCACCC CTCCTTTAACCTGCAGGAATCCCTGGCCAGCGTGGCTGAGAAGGTGTGTGCGGAGCTCAACAGCTGCCTTTCCCAGCACGGCTTCACGCCGTTCTCAGCCGAGAGAGAGACCGTGCTCAAAGGACAAATCCAAGCCGTGGCCAACCCGGACAACACCATCTGCAAGCTGCTAG ATTCTCGAATTCAAAAGTTTCTGGAGAATTATCTTGCATCCAGTCACCAGAAATTGTTACCTGCCGTTCCGGGAGGATTAAGCCCTATTCAAAGGGAGCTGGAAGAGATCGCTGTCAAGTATGTTCGTCTTGTCAACTACAACAAAATGGTCTTCAGCCCTTACTATGACGCAGTCCTTGGCAAAATACTGACTAAGGAAGAGTCCCGGCTTGTAGGGAAGGCAGAAGAATCATAA
- the LOC102089476 gene encoding T-complex protein 11-like protein 1 isoform X1, producing MATVREKAAALSLSAVCSPAARPPGFSLAQKPFGATYVWSSIINALQTQVEVKKRRQNLKCYHDCFIGSDAVDVVFAHLLQNKYFGDIDISRAKIVRVCQALMDYKVFEAVSTRVFGKDKRSVFEDSSSSLYRFTNVSNQSELDKDYQQCTPQRHEKSMLFHSTPVKPENLEDLWENLSLKPANTPRVNVSDSLSRQVINEVWQEQTIARLLQLVDLPLLESLLEHHEIRPQLPQSRKGTGYVITSNYLDREVLKAFSDSQTDEWLSAAIDCLEYLPDHMVVDISRNLPDQPDKADTWKLLLFENIGRYYSQKKEPLLSHAPEIHSGIAELLVNGKMEQCLEAVQLYLKLLDSQVREEFRRLLYFMAVAAHNTELKLQEENQLKMSQNPDKPHSSEEKLSGVEDGQEESSDNPDRSVRKRIRQSAPGSHRDDTPKSSPPRPVSIEELMETAKGVTNMALAHEIVVNGDFQIKPAELPEHSLEKKVRDIVHKAFWDCLEAQLKEDPPTYDHAIKLLGEIKETLLSFLLPGHTRLRSQITEVLDLDLIKQEAENGALDISKLVEFVIGMMGTLCAPARDDEIKKLKDIREIVPLFRAIFSVLDLMKMDMANFAVSSIRPKLMQQSAEYERKKFQEFLEKQPNSLDFVTRWLQEAADDLVKLRCKMLPPHCSDDSATGGASALSSTAVQNQAYLKLLKWDHVNRPFPETVLMDQSRFQEIQLELEQLVVTGTVLLVTFSAAGAALVDVPGFAEKIKSIVKVLLAGMHHPSFNLQESLASVAEKVCAELNSCLSQHGFTPFSAERETVLKGQIQAVANPDNTICKLLDSRIQKFLENYLASSHQKLLPAVPGGLSPIQRELEEIAVKYVRLVNYNKMVFSPYYDAVLGKILTKEESRLVGKAEES from the exons ATGGCCACGGTGCGGGAGAAGGCGGCGGCTTTGAGCCTCAGCGCCGTCTGCAGTCCCGCCGCCAGGCCGCCGG GCTTTAGCTTGGCGCAGAAACCATTTGGAGCAACATATGTCTGGAGCAGCATTATCAATGCACTTCAAACTCAAGTGGAAGTGAAAAAGCGTCGCCAGAACCTGAAGTGCTATCATGACTGTTTCATTGGTTCTGATGCGGTGGATGTTGTCTTTGCCCATCTTCTACAGAACAAGTATTTTGGGGATATTGATATTTCCCGTGCTAAAATAGTGCGTGTATGTCAAGCTCTGATGGATTACAAAGTATTTGAGGCTGTTTCAACTAGGGTCTTTGGAAAAGACAAACGGTCTGTGTTTGAAGACAGTAGCAGTAGCCTCTACAGATTCACAAATGTCTCAAACCAGTCGGAACTTGATAAAGATTACCAGCAGTGTACACCACAAAG ACATGAGAAGAGCATGTTGTTTCACTCTACTCCTGTCAAACCAGAAAACTTGGAGGACCTCTGGGAAAACCTAAGTTTAAAGCCTGCAAATACCCCTCGAGTAAACGTTTCGGACAGTTTGTCCCGTCAAG TTATTAACGAAGTATGGCAAGAACAAACAATTGCTCGTCTGCTGCAGCTTGTAGACCTTCCACTCCTTGAGTCTTTGCTTGAGCACCATGAGATCAGACCTCAGCTTCCACAATCAAGGAAAGGAACTGGATATGTCATCACAAGTAACTACCTAGATAGAGAGGTTCTCAAGGCCTTCAGTGACTCACA GACAGACGAATGGCTCTCCGCAGCAATAGATTGCTTGGAATATCTTCCAGATCATATGGTGGTAGATATTAGCAGGAACTTGCCTGATCAACCAGATAAAGCAGACACATGGAAACTACTGTTGTTTGAAAATATTGGTAGATACTACAGCCAAAAAAAGGAGCCACTGTTAAGCCATGCACCTGAAATTCATTCAGGGATTGCAGAACTGTTAG TGAATGGGAAGATGGAGCAGTGCTTAGAAGCTGTTCAGCTCTATTTGAAACTCCTAGACAGCCAAGTCAGGGAGGAGTTCAGAAGGCTACTGTACTTCATGGCTGTTGCAGCACATAATACAGAGCTCAAACTACAGGAGGAG aaccAACTGAAAATGTCTCAGAATCCCGACAAGCCACATTCAAGTGAAGAAAAATTGAGTGGTGTGGAGGATGGTCAAGAAGAGAGTTCGGACAACCCAGATCGGTCTGTCAGGAAAAGAATACGACAGAGTGCTCCAGGGTCACACAGAGATGATACACCCAAGT CCAGTCCTCCTCGGCCTGTGTCGATAGAAGAGCTCATGGAAACAGCCAAGGGAGTAACCAACATGGCATTGGCGCATGAAATCGTTGTTAATGGAGACTTCCAGATAAAACCAGCTGAATTACCAGAACACAG cttagaaaaaaaagtgagagataTTGTGCATAAAGCTTTCTGGGATTGTCTGGAAGCTCAGCTAAAGGAAGATCCACCGACATATGACCATGCAATTAAACTATTGGGAGAAATTAAAGAG ACCCTCCTGTCTTTCTTGTTGCCTGGCCATACTAGGCTGAGAAGCCAGATTACAGAAGTTCTTGATCTGGATTTGATAAAACAGGAGGCAGAGAATGGGGCCCTTGACATTTCTAAGTTGGTTGAATTTGTTATTGGGATGATGGGGACGCTCTGTGCTCCAGCTCGAGATGATGAAATTAAGAAACTGAAAGATATTCGTGAAATAGTTCCTCTCTTCAG agcAATTTTCTCTGTATTAGACCTAATGAAAATGGATATGGCAAACTTCGCTGTCAGTAGTATTAGGCCAAAATTAATGCAGCAGTCTGctgaatatgaaagaaagaagtttcagGAGTTTCTTGAGAAACAGCCAA ATTCTTTAGACTTTGTGACAAGGTGGTTGCAAGAAGCAGCAGACGATCTCGTAAAGCTGAGGTGTAAAATGTTGCCTCCCCACTGTAGTGATGACAGTGCCACTGGTGGAGCTTCTGCCTTGTCCTCCACTGCTGTACAAAACCAGGCCTATCTGAAGCTCCTAAAGTGGGATCATGTAAACAGGCCTTTTCCAGAA ACGGTGCTGATGGACCAGAGCCGCTTTCAGGAAAtacagctggagctggagcagctcgTGGTGACCGGGACTGTCCTTCTGGTCACGTTCAGTGCAGCAGGCGCGGCACTCGTTGATGTGCCTGGATTTGCTGAGAAAATCAAAAGCATTGTGaaggtgctgctggcagggatGCATCACCC CTCCTTTAACCTGCAGGAATCCCTGGCCAGCGTGGCTGAGAAGGTGTGTGCGGAGCTCAACAGCTGCCTTTCCCAGCACGGCTTCACGCCGTTCTCAGCCGAGAGAGAGACCGTGCTCAAAGGACAAATCCAAGCCGTGGCCAACCCGGACAACACCATCTGCAAGCTGCTAG ATTCTCGAATTCAAAAGTTTCTGGAGAATTATCTTGCATCCAGTCACCAGAAATTGTTACCTGCCGTTCCGGGAGGATTAAGCCCTATTCAAAGGGAGCTGGAAGAGATCGCTGTCAAGTATGTTCGTCTTGTCAACTACAACAAAATGGTCTTCAGCCCTTACTATGACGCAGTCCTTGGCAAAATACTGACTAAGGAAGAGTCCCGGCTTGTAGGGAAGGCAGAAGAATCATAA
- the LOC102089476 gene encoding DEP domain-containing protein 7 isoform X4 gives MATVREKAAALSLSAVCSPAARPPGFSLAQKPFGATYVWSSIINALQTQVEVKKRRQNLKCYHDCFIGSDAVDVVFAHLLQNKYFGDIDISRAKIVRVCQALMDYKVFEAVSTRVFGKDKRSVFEDSSSSLYRFTNVSNQSELDKDYQQCTPQRHEKSMLFHSTPVKPENLEDLWENLSLKPANTPRVNVSDSLSRQVINEVWQEQTIARLLQLVDLPLLESLLEHHEIRPQLPQSRKGTGYVITSNYLDREVLKAFSDSQTDEWLSAAIDCLEYLPDHMVVDISRNLPDQPDKADTWKLLLFENIGRYYSQKKEPLLSHAPEIHSGIAELLVNGKMEQCLEAVQLYLKLLDSQVREEFRRLLYFMAVAAHNTELKLQEESDNRMVVKRTFSKAIINNKTLSRGKTDLLILFLVDHQKDVLKIPGTLHKMVSNKLMALQKGQDPSMITGYTFCQKLDEGEYRSNTEKTTKDELLSLLKAIDEDANLSDKERKRLLGQFHSSNPSIFMQYFGDRVTNMCV, from the exons ATGGCCACGGTGCGGGAGAAGGCGGCGGCTTTGAGCCTCAGCGCCGTCTGCAGTCCCGCCGCCAGGCCGCCGG GCTTTAGCTTGGCGCAGAAACCATTTGGAGCAACATATGTCTGGAGCAGCATTATCAATGCACTTCAAACTCAAGTGGAAGTGAAAAAGCGTCGCCAGAACCTGAAGTGCTATCATGACTGTTTCATTGGTTCTGATGCGGTGGATGTTGTCTTTGCCCATCTTCTACAGAACAAGTATTTTGGGGATATTGATATTTCCCGTGCTAAAATAGTGCGTGTATGTCAAGCTCTGATGGATTACAAAGTATTTGAGGCTGTTTCAACTAGGGTCTTTGGAAAAGACAAACGGTCTGTGTTTGAAGACAGTAGCAGTAGCCTCTACAGATTCACAAATGTCTCAAACCAGTCGGAACTTGATAAAGATTACCAGCAGTGTACACCACAAAG ACATGAGAAGAGCATGTTGTTTCACTCTACTCCTGTCAAACCAGAAAACTTGGAGGACCTCTGGGAAAACCTAAGTTTAAAGCCTGCAAATACCCCTCGAGTAAACGTTTCGGACAGTTTGTCCCGTCAAG TTATTAACGAAGTATGGCAAGAACAAACAATTGCTCGTCTGCTGCAGCTTGTAGACCTTCCACTCCTTGAGTCTTTGCTTGAGCACCATGAGATCAGACCTCAGCTTCCACAATCAAGGAAAGGAACTGGATATGTCATCACAAGTAACTACCTAGATAGAGAGGTTCTCAAGGCCTTCAGTGACTCACA GACAGACGAATGGCTCTCCGCAGCAATAGATTGCTTGGAATATCTTCCAGATCATATGGTGGTAGATATTAGCAGGAACTTGCCTGATCAACCAGATAAAGCAGACACATGGAAACTACTGTTGTTTGAAAATATTGGTAGATACTACAGCCAAAAAAAGGAGCCACTGTTAAGCCATGCACCTGAAATTCATTCAGGGATTGCAGAACTGTTAG TGAATGGGAAGATGGAGCAGTGCTTAGAAGCTGTTCAGCTCTATTTGAAACTCCTAGACAGCCAAGTCAGGGAGGAGTTCAGAAGGCTACTGTACTTCATGGCTGTTGCAGCACATAATACAGAGCTCAAACTACAGGAGGAG AGTGACAACAGGATGGTTGTGAAAAGAACATTCTCTAAAGCTATTATCAACAATAAAACTTTATCCAGAGGGAAAACTGACCTCCTGATCTTGTTCCTCGTGGATCACCAAAAAGATGTGTTAAAG ATCCCAGGGACCCTGCATAAAATGGTCAGCAATAAACTGATGGCTTTGCAGAAAGGCCAGGATCCTAGTATGATAACAG GCTATACCTTTTGCCAAAAACTTGATGAAGGAGAGTATCGCTCTAATACTGAGAAGACCACAAAAGATGAGCTATTATCTCTGTTGAAAGCTATTGATGAAGATGCGAATCTCTctgacaaagagagaaagagactgCTGGGTCAGTTCCATAGTAGTAATCCAAGTATTTTTATGCAGTATTTTGGAGACAGAGTTACTAATATGTGTGTGTGA
- the LOC102089476 gene encoding T-complex protein 11-like protein 1 isoform X2 — protein MRQRLRCNAGRLAKAVTKCFSLAQKPFGATYVWSSIINALQTQVEVKKRRQNLKCYHDCFIGSDAVDVVFAHLLQNKYFGDIDISRAKIVRVCQALMDYKVFEAVSTRVFGKDKRSVFEDSSSSLYRFTNVSNQSELDKDYQQCTPQRHEKSMLFHSTPVKPENLEDLWENLSLKPANTPRVNVSDSLSRQVINEVWQEQTIARLLQLVDLPLLESLLEHHEIRPQLPQSRKGTGYVITSNYLDREVLKAFSDSQTDEWLSAAIDCLEYLPDHMVVDISRNLPDQPDKADTWKLLLFENIGRYYSQKKEPLLSHAPEIHSGIAELLVNGKMEQCLEAVQLYLKLLDSQVREEFRRLLYFMAVAAHNTELKLQEENQLKMSQNPDKPHSSEEKLSGVEDGQEESSDNPDRSVRKRIRQSAPGSHRDDTPKSSPPRPVSIEELMETAKGVTNMALAHEIVVNGDFQIKPAELPEHSLEKKVRDIVHKAFWDCLEAQLKEDPPTYDHAIKLLGEIKETLLSFLLPGHTRLRSQITEVLDLDLIKQEAENGALDISKLVEFVIGMMGTLCAPARDDEIKKLKDIREIVPLFRAIFSVLDLMKMDMANFAVSSIRPKLMQQSAEYERKKFQEFLEKQPNSLDFVTRWLQEAADDLVKLRCKMLPPHCSDDSATGGASALSSTAVQNQAYLKLLKWDHVNRPFPETVLMDQSRFQEIQLELEQLVVTGTVLLVTFSAAGAALVDVPGFAEKIKSIVKVLLAGMHHPSFNLQESLASVAEKVCAELNSCLSQHGFTPFSAERETVLKGQIQAVANPDNTICKLLDSRIQKFLENYLASSHQKLLPAVPGGLSPIQRELEEIAVKYVRLVNYNKMVFSPYYDAVLGKILTKEESRLVGKAEES, from the exons ATGAGACAGAGACTTCGGTGCAATGCGGGCAGACTTGCTAAGGCAGTaacaaaat GCTTTAGCTTGGCGCAGAAACCATTTGGAGCAACATATGTCTGGAGCAGCATTATCAATGCACTTCAAACTCAAGTGGAAGTGAAAAAGCGTCGCCAGAACCTGAAGTGCTATCATGACTGTTTCATTGGTTCTGATGCGGTGGATGTTGTCTTTGCCCATCTTCTACAGAACAAGTATTTTGGGGATATTGATATTTCCCGTGCTAAAATAGTGCGTGTATGTCAAGCTCTGATGGATTACAAAGTATTTGAGGCTGTTTCAACTAGGGTCTTTGGAAAAGACAAACGGTCTGTGTTTGAAGACAGTAGCAGTAGCCTCTACAGATTCACAAATGTCTCAAACCAGTCGGAACTTGATAAAGATTACCAGCAGTGTACACCACAAAG ACATGAGAAGAGCATGTTGTTTCACTCTACTCCTGTCAAACCAGAAAACTTGGAGGACCTCTGGGAAAACCTAAGTTTAAAGCCTGCAAATACCCCTCGAGTAAACGTTTCGGACAGTTTGTCCCGTCAAG TTATTAACGAAGTATGGCAAGAACAAACAATTGCTCGTCTGCTGCAGCTTGTAGACCTTCCACTCCTTGAGTCTTTGCTTGAGCACCATGAGATCAGACCTCAGCTTCCACAATCAAGGAAAGGAACTGGATATGTCATCACAAGTAACTACCTAGATAGAGAGGTTCTCAAGGCCTTCAGTGACTCACA GACAGACGAATGGCTCTCCGCAGCAATAGATTGCTTGGAATATCTTCCAGATCATATGGTGGTAGATATTAGCAGGAACTTGCCTGATCAACCAGATAAAGCAGACACATGGAAACTACTGTTGTTTGAAAATATTGGTAGATACTACAGCCAAAAAAAGGAGCCACTGTTAAGCCATGCACCTGAAATTCATTCAGGGATTGCAGAACTGTTAG TGAATGGGAAGATGGAGCAGTGCTTAGAAGCTGTTCAGCTCTATTTGAAACTCCTAGACAGCCAAGTCAGGGAGGAGTTCAGAAGGCTACTGTACTTCATGGCTGTTGCAGCACATAATACAGAGCTCAAACTACAGGAGGAG aaccAACTGAAAATGTCTCAGAATCCCGACAAGCCACATTCAAGTGAAGAAAAATTGAGTGGTGTGGAGGATGGTCAAGAAGAGAGTTCGGACAACCCAGATCGGTCTGTCAGGAAAAGAATACGACAGAGTGCTCCAGGGTCACACAGAGATGATACACCCAAGT CCAGTCCTCCTCGGCCTGTGTCGATAGAAGAGCTCATGGAAACAGCCAAGGGAGTAACCAACATGGCATTGGCGCATGAAATCGTTGTTAATGGAGACTTCCAGATAAAACCAGCTGAATTACCAGAACACAG cttagaaaaaaaagtgagagataTTGTGCATAAAGCTTTCTGGGATTGTCTGGAAGCTCAGCTAAAGGAAGATCCACCGACATATGACCATGCAATTAAACTATTGGGAGAAATTAAAGAG ACCCTCCTGTCTTTCTTGTTGCCTGGCCATACTAGGCTGAGAAGCCAGATTACAGAAGTTCTTGATCTGGATTTGATAAAACAGGAGGCAGAGAATGGGGCCCTTGACATTTCTAAGTTGGTTGAATTTGTTATTGGGATGATGGGGACGCTCTGTGCTCCAGCTCGAGATGATGAAATTAAGAAACTGAAAGATATTCGTGAAATAGTTCCTCTCTTCAG agcAATTTTCTCTGTATTAGACCTAATGAAAATGGATATGGCAAACTTCGCTGTCAGTAGTATTAGGCCAAAATTAATGCAGCAGTCTGctgaatatgaaagaaagaagtttcagGAGTTTCTTGAGAAACAGCCAA ATTCTTTAGACTTTGTGACAAGGTGGTTGCAAGAAGCAGCAGACGATCTCGTAAAGCTGAGGTGTAAAATGTTGCCTCCCCACTGTAGTGATGACAGTGCCACTGGTGGAGCTTCTGCCTTGTCCTCCACTGCTGTACAAAACCAGGCCTATCTGAAGCTCCTAAAGTGGGATCATGTAAACAGGCCTTTTCCAGAA ACGGTGCTGATGGACCAGAGCCGCTTTCAGGAAAtacagctggagctggagcagctcgTGGTGACCGGGACTGTCCTTCTGGTCACGTTCAGTGCAGCAGGCGCGGCACTCGTTGATGTGCCTGGATTTGCTGAGAAAATCAAAAGCATTGTGaaggtgctgctggcagggatGCATCACCC CTCCTTTAACCTGCAGGAATCCCTGGCCAGCGTGGCTGAGAAGGTGTGTGCGGAGCTCAACAGCTGCCTTTCCCAGCACGGCTTCACGCCGTTCTCAGCCGAGAGAGAGACCGTGCTCAAAGGACAAATCCAAGCCGTGGCCAACCCGGACAACACCATCTGCAAGCTGCTAG ATTCTCGAATTCAAAAGTTTCTGGAGAATTATCTTGCATCCAGTCACCAGAAATTGTTACCTGCCGTTCCGGGAGGATTAAGCCCTATTCAAAGGGAGCTGGAAGAGATCGCTGTCAAGTATGTTCGTCTTGTCAACTACAACAAAATGGTCTTCAGCCCTTACTATGACGCAGTCCTTGGCAAAATACTGACTAAGGAAGAGTCCCGGCTTGTAGGGAAGGCAGAAGAATCATAA
- the LOC102089476 gene encoding DEP domain-containing protein 7 isoform X3: MATVREKAAALSLSAVCSPAARPPGFSLAQKPFGATYVWSSIINALQTQVEVKKRRQNLKCYHDCFIGSDAVDVVFAHLLQNKYFGDIDISRAKIVRVCQALMDYKVFEAVSTRVFGKDKRSVFEDSSSSLYRFTNVSNQSELDKDYQQCTPQRHEKSMLFHSTPVKPENLEDLWENLSLKPANTPRVNVSDSLSRQVINEVWQEQTIARLLQLVDLPLLESLLEHHEIRPQLPQSRKGTGYVITSNYLDREVLKAFSDSQTDEWLSAAIDCLEYLPDHMVVDISRNLPDQPDKADTWKLLLFENIGRYYSQKKEPLLSHAPEIHSGIAELLVNGKMEQCLEAVQLYLKLLDSQVREEFRRLLYFMAVAAHNTELKLQEENQLKMSQNPDKPHSSEEKLSGVEDGQEESSDNPDRSVRKRIRQSAPGSHRDDTPKSSPPRPVSIEELMETAKGVTNMALAHEIVVNGDFQIKPAELPEHSLEKKVRDIVHKAFWDCLEAQLKEDPPTYDHAIKLLGEIKETLLSFLLPGHTRLRSQITEVLDLDLIKQEAENGALDISKLVEFVIGMMGTLCAPARDDEIKKLKDIREIVPLFRAIFSVLDLMKMDMANFAVSSIRPKLMQQSAEYERKKFQEFLEKQPNSLDFVTRWLQEAADDLVKLRCKMLPPHCSDDSATGGASALSSTAVQNQAYLKLLKWDHVNRPFPETVLMDQSRFQEIQLELEQLVVTGTVLLVTFSAAGAALVDVPGFAEKIKSIVKVLLAGMHHP; encoded by the exons ATGGCCACGGTGCGGGAGAAGGCGGCGGCTTTGAGCCTCAGCGCCGTCTGCAGTCCCGCCGCCAGGCCGCCGG GCTTTAGCTTGGCGCAGAAACCATTTGGAGCAACATATGTCTGGAGCAGCATTATCAATGCACTTCAAACTCAAGTGGAAGTGAAAAAGCGTCGCCAGAACCTGAAGTGCTATCATGACTGTTTCATTGGTTCTGATGCGGTGGATGTTGTCTTTGCCCATCTTCTACAGAACAAGTATTTTGGGGATATTGATATTTCCCGTGCTAAAATAGTGCGTGTATGTCAAGCTCTGATGGATTACAAAGTATTTGAGGCTGTTTCAACTAGGGTCTTTGGAAAAGACAAACGGTCTGTGTTTGAAGACAGTAGCAGTAGCCTCTACAGATTCACAAATGTCTCAAACCAGTCGGAACTTGATAAAGATTACCAGCAGTGTACACCACAAAG ACATGAGAAGAGCATGTTGTTTCACTCTACTCCTGTCAAACCAGAAAACTTGGAGGACCTCTGGGAAAACCTAAGTTTAAAGCCTGCAAATACCCCTCGAGTAAACGTTTCGGACAGTTTGTCCCGTCAAG TTATTAACGAAGTATGGCAAGAACAAACAATTGCTCGTCTGCTGCAGCTTGTAGACCTTCCACTCCTTGAGTCTTTGCTTGAGCACCATGAGATCAGACCTCAGCTTCCACAATCAAGGAAAGGAACTGGATATGTCATCACAAGTAACTACCTAGATAGAGAGGTTCTCAAGGCCTTCAGTGACTCACA GACAGACGAATGGCTCTCCGCAGCAATAGATTGCTTGGAATATCTTCCAGATCATATGGTGGTAGATATTAGCAGGAACTTGCCTGATCAACCAGATAAAGCAGACACATGGAAACTACTGTTGTTTGAAAATATTGGTAGATACTACAGCCAAAAAAAGGAGCCACTGTTAAGCCATGCACCTGAAATTCATTCAGGGATTGCAGAACTGTTAG TGAATGGGAAGATGGAGCAGTGCTTAGAAGCTGTTCAGCTCTATTTGAAACTCCTAGACAGCCAAGTCAGGGAGGAGTTCAGAAGGCTACTGTACTTCATGGCTGTTGCAGCACATAATACAGAGCTCAAACTACAGGAGGAG aaccAACTGAAAATGTCTCAGAATCCCGACAAGCCACATTCAAGTGAAGAAAAATTGAGTGGTGTGGAGGATGGTCAAGAAGAGAGTTCGGACAACCCAGATCGGTCTGTCAGGAAAAGAATACGACAGAGTGCTCCAGGGTCACACAGAGATGATACACCCAAGT CCAGTCCTCCTCGGCCTGTGTCGATAGAAGAGCTCATGGAAACAGCCAAGGGAGTAACCAACATGGCATTGGCGCATGAAATCGTTGTTAATGGAGACTTCCAGATAAAACCAGCTGAATTACCAGAACACAG cttagaaaaaaaagtgagagataTTGTGCATAAAGCTTTCTGGGATTGTCTGGAAGCTCAGCTAAAGGAAGATCCACCGACATATGACCATGCAATTAAACTATTGGGAGAAATTAAAGAG ACCCTCCTGTCTTTCTTGTTGCCTGGCCATACTAGGCTGAGAAGCCAGATTACAGAAGTTCTTGATCTGGATTTGATAAAACAGGAGGCAGAGAATGGGGCCCTTGACATTTCTAAGTTGGTTGAATTTGTTATTGGGATGATGGGGACGCTCTGTGCTCCAGCTCGAGATGATGAAATTAAGAAACTGAAAGATATTCGTGAAATAGTTCCTCTCTTCAG agcAATTTTCTCTGTATTAGACCTAATGAAAATGGATATGGCAAACTTCGCTGTCAGTAGTATTAGGCCAAAATTAATGCAGCAGTCTGctgaatatgaaagaaagaagtttcagGAGTTTCTTGAGAAACAGCCAA ATTCTTTAGACTTTGTGACAAGGTGGTTGCAAGAAGCAGCAGACGATCTCGTAAAGCTGAGGTGTAAAATGTTGCCTCCCCACTGTAGTGATGACAGTGCCACTGGTGGAGCTTCTGCCTTGTCCTCCACTGCTGTACAAAACCAGGCCTATCTGAAGCTCCTAAAGTGGGATCATGTAAACAGGCCTTTTCCAGAA ACGGTGCTGATGGACCAGAGCCGCTTTCAGGAAAtacagctggagctggagcagctcgTGGTGACCGGGACTGTCCTTCTGGTCACGTTCAGTGCAGCAGGCGCGGCACTCGTTGATGTGCCTGGATTTGCTGAGAAAATCAAAAGCATTGTGaaggtgctgctggcagggatGCATCACCCGTGA